The following are encoded in a window of Sinorhizobium sojae CCBAU 05684 genomic DNA:
- a CDS encoding MlaD family protein, whose product METKANYAIVGFFTVFVIAAAFGFVYWMAQYGRAGQMVELIVNIPGSANGLSVGSPVRFNGINVGTVRNLAIDANDPRYSIAITEVSADAPVLTSTTATLEVQGLTGAAYIELSGGRKGDENILKTALEKGTSATITADQSSVTSLLATADQILDRANSAIGDIQGFVTDIRTPLTATIGNAEKFSKALANNSGAIDQFLKSVEELSGSVSAASKKLDTTLESADRLINAVDPKRIDTIVSNVEQLSSDLKEASGGVSEAVDGFKRTVGTYNEFGKSAQETLKRVDALVAAVDAQKVGTVVNDISAASADARKVAAEVSSFAEKISARQEDIDQTITDFTQMSTKLNAASDRVDGILVKIDGFLGDADAPSLSAEARATLESFRTMANNLNAQIGPIAENLKRFSNAGLRDVEALVTETRRTVQGLQNTISDFDKNPQRLLFGGETVKQYDGRTRR is encoded by the coding sequence ATGGAAACCAAAGCGAATTATGCCATTGTTGGCTTTTTCACGGTGTTCGTGATCGCCGCTGCGTTCGGTTTCGTCTATTGGATGGCGCAATATGGCCGGGCGGGGCAGATGGTCGAACTCATCGTCAACATTCCGGGTTCGGCCAACGGTCTCTCGGTCGGCTCGCCGGTGCGCTTCAACGGCATCAATGTCGGTACCGTTCGCAACCTTGCGATCGACGCCAATGATCCGCGCTATTCGATTGCCATTACCGAGGTGTCGGCCGATGCGCCGGTGCTGACGTCGACCACGGCGACACTGGAGGTGCAGGGACTTACGGGTGCGGCTTACATTGAACTCAGCGGCGGCCGGAAGGGAGATGAGAATATTCTCAAGACGGCGCTCGAAAAGGGAACGTCGGCGACCATCACTGCCGACCAGTCGAGCGTCACCAGCCTGCTTGCGACCGCCGATCAGATCCTGGACCGGGCAAACAGCGCCATTGGCGATATCCAGGGTTTCGTCACGGACATCCGCACGCCTCTGACCGCGACCATCGGCAATGCGGAGAAGTTCTCGAAAGCGCTTGCGAACAATTCGGGTGCCATCGACCAGTTCCTGAAGAGCGTCGAGGAACTTTCGGGGTCGGTCAGCGCCGCGTCGAAGAAGCTCGACACCACACTTGAAAGCGCCGACAGGCTGATCAACGCCGTCGATCCCAAGAGGATCGACACGATCGTCAGCAATGTCGAACAGTTGAGCAGTGACCTCAAGGAAGCTTCCGGCGGCGTTTCGGAAGCGGTCGACGGGTTCAAACGCACGGTCGGCACCTATAACGAGTTCGGCAAGAGTGCGCAGGAGACCCTGAAGCGCGTCGATGCGCTGGTGGCCGCCGTGGATGCGCAGAAGGTCGGAACGGTCGTCAACGATATCTCTGCGGCAAGCGCCGATGCCCGCAAGGTTGCCGCCGAGGTGTCGAGCTTCGCCGAAAAGATCAGCGCCCGGCAGGAGGACATAGACCAGACAATCACCGATTTCACTCAGATGTCGACCAAGCTGAATGCTGCTTCCGATCGGGTGGACGGCATTCTTGTGAAAATCGACGGCTTTCTTGGCGACGCCGATGCGCCATCACTTTCCGCAGAGGCGCGCGCGACGCTCGAATCCTTCCGTACTATGGCCAACAATCTCAATGCCCAGATCGGGCCTATTGCCGAAAATCTGAAGCGCTTTTCCAACGCTGGCCTCAGGGACGTGGAGGCGCTCGTTACCGAAACGCGTCGCACCGTTCAGGGCTTGCAGAATACAATTTCCGATTTCGACAAAAATCCGCAGCGCCTCCTGTTCGGCGGCGAGACGGTTAAGCAATATGATGGCCGCACGCGGCGGTGA
- a CDS encoding BON domain-containing protein, whose product MVFKKRTFFGEEPERLIPQQPAELERRVANLLAVSPGLDAAEVTVTCSGQTVVLGGRVATEEEILRAEEAARSVPGVTEVVNRIELAKVGRG is encoded by the coding sequence ATGGTGTTCAAGAAGCGCACATTCTTCGGCGAGGAGCCGGAGCGGTTGATACCCCAGCAGCCCGCCGAACTGGAGCGTCGGGTTGCAAACCTGCTTGCCGTCTCACCGGGGCTGGATGCCGCCGAAGTCACCGTGACCTGCAGCGGCCAAACAGTCGTGCTGGGCGGGCGGGTTGCGACCGAGGAGGAAATTCTGCGCGCCGAAGAAGCGGCAAGATCAGTCCCCGGCGTCACCGAGGTCGTCAACCGGATCGAGCTCGCTAAAGTCGGCAGGGGCTGA
- the dgcA gene encoding N-acetyl-D-Glu racemase DgcA, with protein sequence MPISLAATVEHFPIAGTFTISRGSKTTADVVTCRLTDGALAGSGECVPYGRYGETIETVLSEIEAVRPLVERGIAREELQQAMKAGAARNAVDCALWDLEAKRSGRSAALLAGVAEPKPLTTAYTISLAEPEAMMAQAARYAHRALLKVKVGTADDRVRIRAVRQAAPLSRIILDANEGWSEDNLAMHFSACLENGIALVEQPLPAGRDEALARITRPVPICADESVHRTEDLQALVGRYDAVNIKLDKTGGLTEALRMRRAAEALGLKIMVGCMVGSSLAMAPAVLLGQGADFVDLDGPLLLAQDRDASLRYEASLVFPPEPSLWG encoded by the coding sequence ATGCCGATTTCCCTTGCAGCAACCGTCGAACATTTCCCGATCGCCGGCACCTTCACGATTTCACGCGGCTCGAAGACGACCGCCGACGTCGTCACCTGCCGCCTCACCGACGGCGCGCTGGCCGGCTCAGGCGAGTGCGTGCCCTATGGCCGGTATGGCGAAACCATCGAGACGGTGCTGAGCGAGATCGAAGCGGTTCGCCCGCTCGTCGAGCGCGGCATCGCCCGGGAGGAGCTTCAGCAGGCAATGAAGGCGGGTGCCGCCCGCAACGCCGTCGACTGCGCGCTCTGGGACCTGGAGGCGAAGCGAAGCGGTCGCTCCGCCGCTTTGCTGGCGGGGGTTGCCGAACCGAAGCCTTTGACCACAGCCTACACCATTTCCCTGGCCGAGCCGGAGGCAATGATGGCGCAAGCGGCGCGATACGCTCACCGCGCGCTACTCAAGGTAAAGGTCGGAACGGCGGATGACAGGGTCCGCATTCGCGCCGTGCGGCAGGCCGCCCCCTTGAGCCGCATCATCCTCGACGCCAATGAGGGGTGGAGCGAGGACAATCTCGCAATGCATTTCTCGGCCTGCCTCGAAAACGGCATTGCCCTCGTTGAGCAGCCGCTTCCAGCCGGTCGCGACGAAGCGCTGGCCCGGATTACCCGCCCGGTCCCGATCTGCGCCGATGAAAGTGTGCACAGGACGGAGGACCTGCAAGCGCTCGTCGGCCGCTATGACGCCGTCAACATCAAGCTCGACAAGACAGGCGGGCTCACCGAAGCCTTGCGCATGCGCCGCGCCGCCGAGGCGCTCGGCCTCAAGATCATGGTCGGTTGCATGGTCGGCAGTTCGCTGGCCATGGCGCCGGCAGTTCTCCTCGGCCAGGGCGCTGATTTCGTCGATCTCGACGGCCCGCTGCTGCTCGCCCAAGATCGTGATGCGAGCTTACGCTACGAGGCCTCGCTCGTCTTCCCGCCCGAGCCGAGCCTTTGGGGCTGA
- a CDS encoding NADP-dependent malic enzyme gives MTTGDKAKSQSVPESGDIDQQALFFHRYPRPGKLEIQPTKPLGNQRDLALAYSPGVAAPCLAIRDNPETAADFTARSNLVAVISNGTAVLGLGNIGPLASKPVMEGKAVLFKKFAGIDVFDIEIDAPTVERMVDVVSALEPTFGGINLEDIKAPECFEVERRLREMMDIPVFHDDQHGTAIIVAAAVLNGLELAGKDIAKAKIVASGAGAAALACLNLLVTLGAKRENIWVHDIEGLVYKGREALMDEWKSVYAQESDNRVLADSIGGADVFLGLSAAGVLKPELLAQMAEKPLIMALANPTPEIMPEVARAARPDAMICTGRSDYPNQVNNVLCFPYIFRGALDCGARTINEEMKLAAVRAIAGLAREEPSDVAARAYSGETPVFGPDYLIPSPFDQRLILRIAPAVARAAAETDVATRPIQDFDAYLDKLNRFVFRSGFIMKPVFAAAKNAVKNRVIFAEGEDERVLRAAQVLLEESTAQPILIGRPQIIETRLRRYGLRIRPDVDFEVVNPEGDPRYRDYVDDYFNLVGRLGVIPEAARTIVRTNTTVIGALAVKRGEADSLICGVEGRYSKHLRDVSQIIGKKPGVHDFSALSLLISQRGATFFTDTYVSYDPSAEEIAQTTVMAAGEIRRFGITPRAALVSHSNFGSRDSESASKMRAALRLVRELAPDLELDGEMHGDSAISEILRQRVMPNSTLKGEANLLVFPNLDAANITLGVVKTMTDSLHVGPILLGSALPAHILSPSVTSRGVVNMAALAVVEASHPA, from the coding sequence ATGACCACGGGCGACAAAGCGAAATCCCAATCGGTGCCGGAGAGCGGCGATATCGACCAGCAGGCACTCTTCTTTCACCGCTATCCTCGCCCCGGCAAACTCGAGATCCAGCCGACCAAGCCGCTCGGCAATCAGCGTGACCTGGCGCTGGCCTATTCGCCCGGGGTCGCCGCCCCCTGCCTCGCCATTAGGGACAATCCGGAAACCGCCGCCGACTTCACCGCGCGCAGCAATCTCGTCGCCGTCATCTCGAACGGCACAGCCGTACTCGGCCTTGGCAATATCGGCCCCCTCGCCTCCAAGCCGGTCATGGAAGGCAAGGCCGTTCTCTTCAAGAAGTTCGCCGGCATCGACGTCTTCGACATCGAGATCGACGCGCCCACCGTCGAGCGCATGGTCGATGTCGTCTCCGCGCTCGAGCCGACCTTCGGCGGCATCAATCTCGAGGACATCAAGGCACCCGAATGCTTCGAGGTGGAGCGTCGCCTGCGCGAGATGATGGATATCCCCGTCTTCCACGATGACCAGCACGGCACCGCCATCATCGTCGCCGCCGCCGTCCTGAACGGGCTGGAACTTGCCGGCAAGGACATCGCCAAGGCGAAGATCGTCGCCTCCGGCGCGGGCGCTGCCGCGCTTGCATGCCTCAACCTGCTCGTGACGCTTGGCGCGAAACGCGAGAACATCTGGGTCCATGACATCGAAGGTCTTGTCTATAAGGGCCGCGAAGCGCTGATGGACGAGTGGAAGTCCGTCTACGCGCAGGAGAGCGACAATCGCGTGCTTGCCGACAGCATCGGCGGCGCCGACGTCTTCCTCGGCCTTTCGGCCGCCGGCGTGCTCAAGCCCGAGCTGCTGGCGCAAATGGCCGAGAAGCCGCTGATCATGGCGCTCGCCAATCCGACGCCGGAAATCATGCCGGAAGTCGCCCGCGCCGCACGCCCGGACGCGATGATCTGCACCGGCCGTTCCGACTATCCGAACCAGGTCAACAACGTCCTCTGCTTCCCCTATATTTTCCGCGGCGCGCTCGATTGCGGCGCGCGCACCATCAACGAAGAGATGAAATTGGCGGCCGTGCGGGCTATTGCCGGTCTTGCGCGCGAGGAACCGTCCGACGTTGCCGCCCGCGCCTATTCCGGCGAAACGCCGGTATTCGGACCCGATTATCTGATTCCCTCGCCCTTCGATCAGCGGCTGATCCTCAGGATCGCTCCAGCCGTCGCCAGGGCCGCCGCCGAAACCGACGTTGCAACCCGTCCGATCCAGGACTTCGACGCCTATCTCGACAAGCTCAATCGCTTCGTCTTCCGGTCCGGCTTCATCATGAAGCCGGTCTTCGCCGCCGCAAAGAATGCCGTGAAGAACCGTGTCATCTTTGCCGAGGGCGAGGATGAGCGGGTGCTGCGCGCCGCCCAGGTTCTGCTCGAGGAAAGCACCGCCCAGCCGATCCTGATCGGCCGTCCGCAGATCATCGAGACGCGGCTGCGCCGCTATGGCCTGCGTATCCGGCCCGATGTCGACTTCGAAGTGGTGAACCCCGAAGGCGACCCGCGTTACCGCGACTATGTCGACGACTATTTCAACCTTGTCGGCCGCCTCGGCGTCATTCCGGAGGCCGCGCGTACGATCGTGCGTACCAACACGACGGTAATCGGGGCCCTCGCAGTCAAGCGCGGGGAAGCGGATTCGCTGATCTGCGGCGTCGAAGGGCGCTACAGCAAACACTTGCGCGACGTATCCCAGATCATCGGCAAGAAACCGGGCGTCCATGATTTCTCCGCCCTTAGCCTCCTGATCTCGCAACGTGGCGCCACCTTCTTCACCGACACCTATGTCAGCTATGATCCCAGCGCCGAAGAGATTGCCCAAACGACGGTGATGGCCGCCGGCGAAATTCGCCGCTTCGGCATCACCCCGCGCGCCGCGCTCGTATCGCATTCGAACTTCGGCTCGCGCGATTCCGAAAGTGCCTCCAAGATGCGTGCGGCGCTCCGGCTCGTGCGCGAGCTTGCCCCGGACCTCGAGCTGGATGGCGAGATGCACGGCGACTCGGCGATTTCCGAAATCCTGCGCCAGCGGGTAATGCCGAACAGCACGCTGAAAGGGGAAGCCAACCTGCTCGTCTTCCCCAATCTCGATGCCGCAAACATCACGCTCGGTGTGGTCAAGACGATGACGGACAGCCTCCATGTGGGCCCGATCCTCCTGGGATCGGCCCTGCCG
- a CDS encoding MFS transporter, with product MIPASAPPVLGPPPRHFALRLALLFCAPLIVNGFAMPYFPVWLSTLSLSDFEIGVVLAVPMFIRVITAPLAGVLADRLGERTIVLIWSGCLSLATAFILFFAHSFWPVLVIYALQSAVYSPYLPIVEAIALSGVRRWGFDYAHMRVWGSIAFIGATMLGGWMTGLIGGAMVLPAMAVGFGLTIVMALAAPRIGRPRRPSPITAITEPPPQSLRQSDLQLLLIGVTLVNSSHAMLYAFSAIYWQSIGYSGTQIGILWSAGVAAEVLMFFFARRIIRRFSVWAMIFSGCLLAVARWLIFPMELGFSGYFILQCFHAFTFAIMHTGMQHKLVERVSEEQEASAQGLYFFYTGMFTAIFTFLSGYFYAWFGVAGFYSMAVVALTGSCFAFAGWYLQPQRLGSGGKTSEAS from the coding sequence ATGATTCCCGCATCTGCGCCCCCGGTTCTGGGGCCACCTCCGCGCCATTTCGCGCTTCGCCTCGCGCTGCTGTTTTGCGCTCCGTTGATCGTCAACGGCTTCGCCATGCCGTATTTTCCGGTCTGGCTCAGCACGCTTTCGCTGAGCGATTTCGAGATCGGCGTGGTGCTCGCCGTGCCGATGTTCATCCGCGTCATCACGGCGCCGCTTGCGGGCGTGCTCGCTGACCGGCTCGGAGAGCGCACGATCGTGCTCATCTGGTCCGGCTGTCTGTCGCTTGCGACCGCTTTCATCCTCTTCTTCGCGCACAGCTTCTGGCCCGTGCTCGTGATCTATGCGCTGCAGTCGGCGGTCTATTCGCCCTATTTGCCGATCGTCGAGGCGATCGCGCTGTCGGGGGTGCGCCGCTGGGGGTTCGATTATGCGCATATGCGCGTCTGGGGATCGATCGCCTTTATCGGCGCGACCATGCTTGGCGGCTGGATGACAGGCCTCATCGGCGGCGCCATGGTGTTGCCGGCGATGGCGGTCGGCTTCGGGCTGACGATCGTGATGGCCCTTGCCGCGCCGCGGATCGGACGGCCCCGCCGACCATCACCGATCACGGCCATCACCGAGCCGCCGCCACAGTCGCTGCGTCAGTCAGACCTGCAACTGCTCCTCATCGGTGTGACGCTCGTCAACAGCAGCCATGCGATGCTCTATGCCTTTTCGGCCATCTACTGGCAGAGCATCGGCTACAGCGGCACGCAGATCGGCATCCTCTGGAGCGCCGGCGTAGCTGCGGAAGTGCTCATGTTCTTCTTCGCCAGAAGGATCATCCGGCGCTTCAGCGTCTGGGCGATGATCTTTTCCGGCTGTCTCCTGGCGGTGGCGCGCTGGCTGATTTTCCCGATGGAGCTGGGCTTCTCCGGCTACTTCATTCTCCAATGCTTCCACGCCTTCACCTTTGCGATCATGCATACCGGCATGCAGCACAAGCTCGTGGAGCGTGTCAGCGAGGAGCAGGAGGCCTCGGCGCAGGGGCTCTACTTCTTCTACACCGGCATGTTCACGGCGATCTTCACCTTTCTGTCAGGTTACTTCTACGCCTGGTTCGGCGTCGCCGGTTTCTATTCGATGGCGGTCGTCGCGCTGACCGGCTCCTGCTTCGCGTTTGCCGGCTGGTACCTTCAGCCCCAAAGGCTCGGCTCGGGCGGGAAGACGAGCGAGGCCTCGTAG
- a CDS encoding ABC transporter permease, with the protein MTRAQTQTVADVVLEEGEGGAGRRYVFSGDWRHQTAVAMAAKLNRLAKPARDHDEFDLSAVTAMDTAGAWIIRRFMNGSGGEVRFAGGGERYVELVQAMPAELPLPERDTRRVPLFQKLFAPIGELTVSIWTDTFAAMFILGSAVRGAQMKLGRHAGVSPAAIVHQIDRMGVMAVPIIVLMSFLIGAIIAQQGAFQLRAFGAEIFVVDLVSILQLREIGVLLTAIMIAGRSGSAITAEIGSMKMREEVDALKVMGLSPVGVLVFPRLVALTIVLPLLTIVANFAALAGAALVAWTYSDITFATFLSRLQESIDFSTIAAGMIKAPFMALIIGVVAAVEGLKVGGSAESLGRHVTSSVVKSIFVVILIDGLFAMFYAAIDF; encoded by the coding sequence GTGACGCGGGCTCAAACACAGACTGTTGCCGATGTCGTCCTTGAGGAGGGCGAAGGAGGAGCCGGCCGTCGCTACGTCTTCAGCGGCGACTGGCGGCACCAGACGGCCGTGGCCATGGCGGCCAAGCTGAACCGACTTGCCAAGCCGGCGCGTGACCATGACGAATTCGATCTTTCCGCCGTTACCGCGATGGACACCGCCGGCGCCTGGATTATTCGGCGCTTCATGAACGGGAGCGGTGGCGAGGTTCGCTTTGCCGGCGGAGGCGAGCGGTACGTCGAACTCGTGCAGGCCATGCCCGCGGAGCTGCCGCTACCGGAACGCGACACGAGACGGGTTCCGCTTTTCCAAAAACTATTCGCGCCGATTGGCGAGCTCACGGTGTCGATCTGGACCGACACTTTCGCCGCCATGTTCATCCTCGGCTCGGCGGTTCGCGGCGCGCAAATGAAGCTCGGGCGCCATGCCGGCGTTTCGCCGGCTGCGATCGTGCACCAGATCGACCGCATGGGGGTCATGGCTGTGCCGATCATCGTGCTGATGTCGTTTCTGATCGGCGCCATTATTGCGCAGCAGGGAGCCTTCCAGCTCCGCGCCTTCGGCGCCGAGATCTTCGTCGTCGACCTTGTCAGCATTCTGCAATTGCGCGAAATCGGCGTGCTTCTGACGGCGATCATGATTGCCGGCCGGTCGGGGAGCGCAATCACGGCCGAGATCGGCTCGATGAAAATGCGCGAGGAGGTGGATGCGCTGAAGGTCATGGGCCTGAGCCCAGTCGGCGTCCTCGTCTTTCCGCGGCTGGTGGCGCTTACCATCGTGCTGCCGCTGTTGACGATTGTCGCCAATTTCGCCGCGCTGGCCGGCGCGGCCCTCGTCGCCTGGACCTATTCCGACATCACTTTCGCAACATTCCTTTCGCGGCTGCAGGAATCTATCGATTTTTCCACGATTGCGGCGGGCATGATCAAGGCGCCCTTCATGGCGCTGATCATCGGCGTCGTTGCCGCCGTCGAGGGCCTGAAGGTGGGGGGGAGCGCCGAATCGCTGGGGCGGCACGTAACCTCGTCTGTGGTGAAATCGATCTTCGTCGTCATCCTCATCGACGGGCTGTTCGCCATGTTCTATGCGGCGATCGATTTCTGA
- a CDS encoding ABC-type transport auxiliary lipoprotein family protein, which produces MRFPGVVAERKAGAARSAVVFSMAMILAGCGTRPAVNDTFSLAATPVVERPAATSRQILVPEPTALRTLDSDQIVVRLSESELRFLARAQWGDRLPRIVQDRLVQTFEDTGRVGGVGKPGQGLAIDYQIITEIRAFEISTDGADTAVVEIFAKILDDRNGTVRRQRAFRAVAPVHGTSNPAFVSALDAAFAKVAADIVGWTLAAI; this is translated from the coding sequence ATGCGTTTTCCGGGTGTGGTAGCTGAGCGTAAGGCGGGGGCCGCCCGGTCTGCCGTGGTCTTTTCAATGGCGATGATCTTGGCGGGCTGCGGCACGCGTCCTGCGGTCAACGACACGTTCAGCCTGGCCGCGACGCCTGTCGTGGAGCGTCCGGCAGCGACCAGCCGCCAGATCCTGGTGCCCGAGCCGACTGCGCTGAGAACGCTCGACAGCGACCAGATCGTCGTTCGGCTGTCCGAGTCCGAATTGCGTTTCCTCGCCAGGGCGCAATGGGGCGACCGGCTGCCGCGCATCGTCCAGGACAGACTCGTCCAGACTTTCGAGGATACCGGCAGGGTCGGTGGTGTGGGCAAGCCCGGCCAGGGCCTGGCGATCGACTACCAAATCATCACCGAGATCCGTGCCTTCGAGATCTCCACCGACGGGGCCGACACGGCGGTCGTCGAGATTTTCGCCAAGATCCTCGATGACCGGAACGGCACCGTGCGCCGGCAGCGGGCGTTCCGGGCTGTCGCACCCGTGCACGGTACGAGCAATCCGGCGTTCGTTTCAGCGCTCGATGCGGCTTTTGCGAAAGTGGCGGCGGATATCGTCGGTTGGACGCTGGCGGCTATATGA
- a CDS encoding ABC transporter ATP-binding protein: MVQEVMERQSDRAAERREVVLSVRDLTVGFGENIVLDRLDLEIYRGEILGFVGASGTGKSVLMRTVLRLLPKRSGTIEILGAEYDKLTEAERIALDMRLGVLFQHGALFSALTVRENIQVPMREYLDLPQKLMDELARLKIELVGLAPEAAEKYPSELSGGMIKRAALARALALDPDLVFLDEPTSGLDPIGAAEFDELIAKLRDTLGLTVYMVTHDLDSLFSVCDRIAVLGQKRVLVSGTIEDMLACEEPWVKSYFRGKRGRAVARA; the protein is encoded by the coding sequence ATGGTTCAAGAGGTCATGGAGAGGCAATCGGATCGGGCGGCGGAGAGGCGCGAGGTGGTGCTTTCCGTTCGAGACCTGACCGTCGGCTTTGGCGAGAATATCGTGCTCGACAGGCTCGATCTCGAGATCTATCGCGGCGAAATCCTCGGCTTCGTCGGCGCTTCGGGAACCGGCAAATCGGTGCTGATGCGCACCGTGCTGCGGCTGCTTCCGAAGCGGTCCGGCACCATCGAGATCCTCGGCGCCGAATACGACAAGCTCACCGAAGCGGAGCGCATCGCCCTCGACATGCGTCTCGGCGTGCTGTTCCAGCATGGCGCGCTCTTTTCCGCCCTGACGGTGCGCGAGAACATTCAGGTGCCGATGCGCGAATATCTCGACTTGCCACAGAAGCTGATGGACGAACTGGCGCGCCTGAAGATCGAGTTGGTCGGGCTCGCGCCCGAAGCGGCGGAGAAATATCCGTCGGAGCTCTCGGGTGGTATGATCAAGCGTGCGGCGCTGGCGCGCGCACTGGCGCTCGATCCGGATCTGGTCTTCCTCGACGAGCCTACCTCCGGCCTCGACCCGATCGGCGCGGCGGAGTTCGACGAGTTGATCGCCAAGTTGCGGGACACACTTGGGTTGACCGTGTATATGGTGACTCACGATCTGGACAGCCTGTTTTCGGTCTGCGACCGGATCGCAGTCCTCGGCCAGAAGCGCGTGCTCGTCTCCGGGACAATCGAGGACATGCTTGCCTGCGAGGAGCCATGGGTGAAATCCTATTTCCGCGGCAAGCGGGGAAGGGCGGTGGCGCGGGCATAA
- a CDS encoding UDP-2,3-diacylglucosamine diphosphatase — protein MAAAAVSEPNPVRKLRTLFISDLHLGSKAARTEYLLDFLRHHDAETIILVGDIVDGWRLKRNWYWPQQCNDVIQKLLRKARKGTRIIYVPGNHDEFMRDFPGMHFGGIEVAQRHMHRGADGRNYLVLHGDEFDVVVRNARVLAYLGDWAYDMAIAINIGLAAIRRRLGMPYWSFSSWAKLQVKHAVNFIGEFQKVVAEEALRHQAQGVICGHIHHAVIEDVGGIRYINTGDWVESCTAIAEHHDGTMELIIWHRLRGSAANTGSASGVDLPLSVPAQQAA, from the coding sequence ATGGCAGCGGCAGCGGTATCGGAACCGAATCCCGTCCGGAAATTGCGCACGCTCTTCATTTCCGACCTTCACCTCGGCTCGAAAGCAGCCAGGACGGAATACCTGCTCGATTTCCTGCGCCACCACGACGCCGAAACCATCATCCTCGTCGGCGATATCGTCGACGGCTGGCGGCTGAAACGGAACTGGTATTGGCCGCAGCAGTGCAACGACGTCATCCAGAAGCTCCTGCGCAAGGCGCGCAAGGGTACGCGTATCATCTACGTTCCCGGCAACCACGATGAGTTCATGCGTGACTTTCCCGGAATGCACTTCGGTGGCATCGAGGTCGCACAGCGGCATATGCATCGGGGTGCCGACGGGCGGAATTATCTCGTGCTGCATGGCGACGAATTCGACGTAGTCGTGCGCAACGCTCGGGTGCTCGCCTATCTTGGCGACTGGGCCTACGACATGGCGATCGCCATCAACATCGGCCTTGCTGCGATCCGCCGCCGGCTCGGCATGCCCTATTGGTCGTTCTCATCCTGGGCCAAGCTGCAGGTCAAGCATGCGGTGAATTTCATCGGCGAGTTCCAGAAGGTCGTGGCCGAGGAGGCGCTCCGCCACCAGGCTCAGGGCGTCATCTGCGGCCATATTCACCACGCGGTGATCGAGGATGTCGGCGGCATCCGCTACATCAATACCGGCGACTGGGTCGAGAGCTGCACGGCGATCGCCGAGCACCACGACGGTACGATGGAACTGATCATCTGGCACAGGCTGCGCGGCAGTGCGGCAAACACGGGAAGCGCGAGCGGGGTCGATCTGCCCTTGTCCGTTCCGGCGCAGCAGGCGGCCTGA